Genomic DNA from Oreochromis aureus strain Israel breed Guangdong linkage group 2, ZZ_aureus, whole genome shotgun sequence:
ACACAGCAAGCTAGTGCACGGCACCATTTCCTCTTCTAACTGCAGGCTAGACTTAACCTAATTGCTAAAGACAGTGTGTTAGAGCCTTTGCCATTACAGTTTATAGTTATTTCTCAGTCCTGTCCTGAAACTTGAAAGGTCGGTCTCTCTCTGATTAGGAACAATTACAGCATGACGAAAGAAAGGCATATTACTCATTACTCATACTCTAGTTACTGTACTCGAACAGAGCAGGCAGTGCTATTTACGTTCACTATGTGTTTAGTGTACTAATAAATCTGtgtgatttttgtgtgtgtgcagtgtcagtgtgtgttCTACTTTGGTGGTGGTAGGTTTTACTTaatgtgtgttgtgttgtgcttGTCTGTGCTGTGCTATGGTGCCCGGTGTTTAGATTTATTCATGTTGTATCCAGAAGCTGCAGGGTCTTTGGGTTTTTCGCCACATTGTTGCTCCCTGCTTGTCATGTGTATCCAGTAATTTCCAGCCTATCCGGAGCTTCAGAAATTAAGCTATTCTCTGCGTAATGAGCTATATCTAACAAGtcgctgttttgttttttgtgctctCTTTCCTTACAAAAACCTTTCATTTCTTCCATCCATCATTCTCCCTTCCTTATTCCTTCTTTCCCCAACCTTACCTCTGTATTCCCCCTCTTTTCTTAATCATTCACTCCTTCTGCTTTTGCTGCTTTGCTGCCCAATTTGGTCGCTTATCACTCCTCCCATTGGTTGTGCTCCCATGGTCCTGCGATGACTATGTCCTTTACCAGAGTGTCACCTGTGTCCTCGCTCAGCCTCTGCCAGCCCATTGCACCCACCGCGTGGTCCAGTGCGCAGCCGCAGCAGCGACCGACAAAAGAGCAGCATGACCACATCTGTGTCAGCCGACGGAGCTCTGGACCCTTCGATGGTGAGAACACCTCCGTTTTAATAACAGAGCTTAGCTTTTAGTGGTTTATctcaattttaaaaatgttctcaagtcagaaaactgaaaaataatgttcGATTTGTTTAGTATCACTTTGCATTTGCTGATGGAGTAACCTGGATGTAGGGCTTTAGCTGGCATCTCCTAATCCGTATACAAATTTCAGAGTGATCATACACACATTTAGGTTACGCACATGGTTGTGACTATTAGAACGACAGAGTATGCCATTCTGCTCATGGAAGATGtgcttgaaaaaaataatttaatttttttttttttaaaacaacccATGTGTAGCAAAGCTATGGTTTTCTTTCTGTGGGAAAGCTGTTAAATTTTGTTTGGCAATCATGGACAGAAAACGTTTCAGTAGCTTATGGTTTTTTTTGGTAGCAGTGGAAGAGAGGGAGCACAGCAAGTAGTGTTATCTACAGTCACTGTGTGTTTAGTGTACTAATAAATCTGTGTGATATTTGTGTGTgcagtgtcagtgtttgttCTACTTTGGTGGTGGTAGGTTTTATGTAGTCTGTGCTGTGCTTGGTGTTCATATTTGTTCACGTTGTATCCAGAAGCCAGAACGGAGgtgacagaaaatgaaaactttCCTACATTAAAATTTGTGCGACAAACACAGtggcatgaaaaaaaataatttggcccccttcctgatttatTAGTGAGTTGTCAGTGCATATTTGGAGTATTTGTGGTAGGTTGCACACACTTGGGAAGGTGTAGAGATTTCTTTATTTGTGAATTAgggctctcactgtggttcaccggagtcccaaagccttagaaatgactttgcaaccctttccagactgatagttgtcaataattttttttctcggctgtttctttagatcgCAACACTGTGTGttgctttttaaatttattagcCCACTTTATTTTGTTAGACAGTTTCTATTTAAATGATTTCTTGGTTCAACAGCTCTGACATTAAGCATGCCTGGGTGTAGCTAGAGAAAATAAACTCAGGTTTCCAAAAATGTGGTTAATTACAGTCAACTCATCATTTAAAGGAGGCTGGGTTACTTTTTCCACATAGAGCCAGTTAGGTTAGGATAACTAACCGGTGATCTCTGTCTAATGTTAGAatttgtttgatctgaaacatttaagtaagtcaaatatgcaaaaaaaccaagaaatcaggaaggaaCAAATGCTTTTTCATGTCACTGCATATGCATATATCCTGCTAAATTTGCCTGTCAAAGTACTTCTGCAGGATGCTAACCATAGGGAAATGTTACTCATGCAGCTGTTCTTTGAACTTTGCTGGTCACTCATTTAAACATGGGCAAAATTTCATATTGCTGATACTTGAGGGTCATATCTGTATGGTCTCACTTGTTGGTCTGCCGTGCCTGGTTCTCTCTCAACCTGGCTTTCTTCCTCCTTCACTGTGGTTGTGAAGGGCTTCATTGTCATAGTATGAAACAAAGGGATTCACAGTGGCCTGATTATGGACAAATCAGTCCATGCAAAGCAGACCCCACCCAGACCGTGGGACCCAATGTCAAAAGCCTCTGACTTTTCTCACCATCACGTTATCATCTCTCCTCAACATGTACTGAATGGATAATGTGGATAATTGGAAATCAAAGACTTATATTTGTATTACATCCCAATACAAACCAGTAATTGTTTTAAAGTTCATTTTCAAGATCTGCAGCAAAAGTAATCTACAAAGATTTGTAGTGAAAGAATACGGTGAGGAGTTTGTTACAaagtaaaagctttttttaaaaaaatcaattaaattCATCAATAAAgtactttgtttttatatatgtcTATTTTCTAAAACCATggatgttttcatttcattatgtAACATTTAGCAATTTTAGATGACAAAAGTTAGTTGTTTGGTTCAACTGCTCACATCTTGTCCACATATAGGTCCATAAgggttttttgtatttatttgtatagTTCTATAAATATTTCATAATACACAAAGGAGTTTGTGGGAATTTGTTTTACGTTCTTGAAATAACCCTATTTGAGAGTGGTTTTATTAATACTTTCTCCACTTGTGGCCTTTTTGTGTGAAATTACAGAAAGATAAGAAGTTAACATCACCTGTGGGGCAACGTCCTGCCTCCCCATCCACTCCAGGACGGCACCGTTCGCCATCGCCTGCCCCCAGTCCAGGTCCAAAGAGGACTCCTTCGCCTTCAGCACCCAAGTAAGTCTCCTACACAGGATTTGTTATGAAACACATGCATTTTCATTTGGTTTTAGGTCAGAAAATAAGACGGCACACACAATTTCTTCTGCAGGCAAAGCCCTAAGATGCGCCCAGCCTCACCAGGCGCAATGAAACAACGCCCACCATCTCCTCAGCCTACATCAACCAAACCCCCACCCATCCAGAAGCCTCTCGCTCCAGCAGGACCGCCAACCTTACGAAAGAAGAACTCCAAGTCCAAAGATCTCTGTCCTGTTCAAGCTGTGGCTCAACAATCCTCTGATTCCAGCAAGACCAAAGACAAAGATGGTGAGCAGTTAACAGAGAAAGATTGCTTTATGTACCGTGACTTAACAGCTATTGTCACCTGACAGTCAGTGGCAGTATTTGCCAAGACTGTTCATTATCCTGCAAACCAGGATGTTTGTTCACTGTATTCAGACGTGCATTTCATTTCAGCCAGTAAAGCAGGACAAGATGATATCTTTGTAAACCAAACTAAGTCCTAAGTCACTAAGTTAAAGTGTTTTCTGCTAATGTACTGCAGCACGTCTAGTTCCAGGTGATTACCTCCAGGTCATAATGACATATCCCTTAatctttttttcaaaaattatGCTTCTGCAAAAGGACTGTTTGTCCTACACATAGTCATTGGCACATGCTTCATTTACTGCATTCAGAGGAAACTGCAAACAGAATTTGTGCTTAAAGCACAAGAGAATCACAATCACTGAGCATGGTTTTATAACATGTCATTTCATTTTAGTAGACACACCATTATTGGGATTGTGTTTACATATTGCAATAAATCTCGGTGAAGCAGAAAAGGTAGCTTTTCCCACCTGGAGTCGCATGCTTTAGAAATTTGGATTTGCTGTTTCTTCTGCCACCTCCTGGCGAGAGTCATCATCTGCAAGGGAAAATGGTTTTCATATGGATTTACATGCAACCGGATATCCACTGTGTGTTAGAAAGCTCTAAAAGCATGGTCCAGTTTAGgttgcacatttatttttaggacTGTATGAAGGGCGTTTACCCTGCGTCTGCTGAGATAGGCTCCAGTCGCCAATGGCTATAAGTTTTATgagcagttaagaaaatggagGATGGATTTATTCAACGGTCCAGCTGATAGATTTGTCACATTGCTTACTATAGCTTAATACACCCAAAACATAAATGGATAAATGCCTGATAAATGCCTTCTGCTTCTGTCTTTTCTGTGATGACAAATTATTTGTGAGCTTTGTGAGCCTCTGGTTTTCAGGACTGTTTGGAAGTCACAATAGAAGTAGCAGTGTGAATCGTTGCTGGGAGAGTATTCAAGAGTGTAGTCCAGCCCTCAAAAGGTGTGTAGTATGAGTCAGGGATATGATGATGGACATGATCTGATACTTGAGGACAAAGGTATACCTGATGAGGGGATGGGACTTGACCATGTGGTGATGAAGGTGGGTGAGTGTAGGGATGATGTGCTGCCAGAGCTTGATTTGAGAAGAAAGGTTAAAGTTTAGGTAAATCAGGCCCATACTGCATTAACAAACTGGCTGACAGAAAGTCCTCAACCTCCACATTTGTCTTTTCCACCTGTCAGACTCAAAGGCTACGACAGGCACCAACTCAGCTGCTGAGGCTGCCAAGATCCTAGCAGAAAACCGCAGACTGATGCGAGAGCAGAAAGAGCGAGAGGAGAAGCTTAGGCTacagaaggaggaagaggagaggtaAGGTTATTGGAACTGCTGGAActgtgttcttgtttgttcCGTAAATTATCatcataaattattttttatttttgtgtattgTGTCTCTATATAACAGAGAAACCTCAGATATGATCACAGCGAAATACCATTGAGAACAAAGTTGTTTAATAACAACAATAGTTTGGAGCTACTTGTATTTTACAGCCACATGTGCGATTTGCATTTTTTTAGCTAATGAAACAGGCTGAGGCATACTGGTAATGAATAcgaattattttcatttgtcaGGATACATTAAATTAAGAGCTGCCGTTTTTGATTATCTTAGGttgagaaaagaagaagaggcaCGTTTAGCAGAAGAGGCTCGATTGAAACGTctggaggaggagaagcagCTTGCAGAGGAGAGAAAACTTAGGGAAGAGGAAGAGGCTCGCCTAGCAGAGGAGGAACGGATTAGAATGGCAGAGGAGGAAGCACAAAGGCAGGCTGAGCTCCAAAGGGAACGCGAGGAGGCCGAGGCCAAAGCCCAGGAGGAGGCAGAAAGAGTTCGTCAGGAGAGAGACCGCATTATGCAGCAGAACCAACAGGAACGTATGGAGAGGAAGAAGGTATGATGGGTgcattaaccttttttttttttttttagttttgttttgggcCTTGATTCATCGACGTGTCattaaataattttgttttgaCAAGAAATTACATCAAGAGTCAGTTTTTTAACCATCAGTCTCTCTCCTTTACCTAAGAATCCAGATCACTGTGGCAAAGTAATTACTTGAAATTAATTTCTAACCTAACCCCTTAAAATTAATATAAAttgttcttttctctttctattACAGAGAATTGAAGAAATAATGAAGAGAACTAGAAAAGGGGACCAAAATGATTTAAAGGTGAGCTCACATTCAGTCAACCCATTTGGTCGTGTTTGTGATTGTGGGAAAATTCCTTCACAGGTCGGTTAACATTTGTCTCCTGTGTAGAGAGATGACGATAAATGCGCACAAGAGAATGAAGATGAGGAAATGGACCAGATAAACTGTGAAACTAAAAGTAAGCCTTCTCCAGTCTTTTTCAGCTAAGAATCTAAATGTGCTGAGCAACTTTTGTTATTTGTCTGTAACTGAGAATGTATCTTCTTACTTTCAATGTACTTACATATTGCTTGTGTAAAATTACATACATTTCTATGTGACTTGTGACATGTCTAATCTGTGTTTCCATTGTCACCCTGATACAGTTACAGAGACTGACACAGATGAGAGCTGTCTGTCCTCCGGTGAGCCTTCAACAGAGCGAGAAGAGCCCCTGGGCCACACGAATGAGAAATCAGAGACAGACGACAAGGAGAATAACAATGGCACAAGCTCAGATGAGACTCAGGCAGAAAGGTACAACTGTAGAGAAACTAACAAAAGCCACAAACTGAGTTAcgtttagtcatttaaaactgCCTCAAATAGTTGGCACTAATTCAAAACAGCCACCAGTTCTTTGCATATCTTCTtgttagagatggcacgataccacttttttatgtccgataccgataccgatatcataaatttggatatctgccgataccgatatgaatccgatatagtgtgttttttaatcaataaaactgttttcttaatatcttgctgcattttgtataagttcatactcaagtttaaataaacaacaacactaaagctattctgttatacctgtatgtaaaaaatacactgcacccaaaatattttatagttcagcaacactgatcaatctaataaacttaaacctgctccatcctccctattctggtattttaaagagtacttagcagaaatattaagcaacctaattaatagggttgcaaactcccagcaaaaaaaaaatagggaaccacccaccctccacctcatgatgcttaatcgatgtaatcaactttaatttgatgcagggtgaaaaaaaatgcacagaaataaattatttttcaagaataattaaatagattcaacatctttcttcaacagaattgcagaattcacagatggtaccttcccaaaggaaaaagtactatagcttactagggtatattagacttaacagttactatatacagtaatggacttctatacattttacatcagattcaaactttgggtgtaagattcagataattgtttattaaaagctagacattttaaatgagaataagaaagaaaagtatgtctttgtgcccccttttccctgttaatgccctatcggcccccctggctaaactttgctagatccgcccctgcacagttaccagccgtcagctgcgtagaaaaggatcctggtgtagaaagtaatattaaagaaattctaacaacagcttatcaagcttaaacgtgctgctgttgttcagccgctggtttcctctttctggtgcaaagtgggccaaaaacaaagaagagagacagactcgcCACAGAAaagcagatcagctgatcattgatcagtttcatgattgaagtagccgcaggaaggtgagggagagagagaggcagtcgctccatatatcggttgttaagcttaacgtgggaacgctttacaaacattcagagatgaacttacacacttgctttacttctctctgggataacttcctcggagatgaaatgctggtttggtagcgaggctacaaatacacacagccgctctatcacatgaggcacactctgctgcaacgtgctacggttatgagccgagttacgcgtgtagcaagttttgtgaggtgcttttttgatatttaatggatcggattacattttttatttctcgccgatatccgatccagtaatttaggtcagtatcggaccgataccgatacgtaatatcggatcggtccatctctacttctTGTATAATGTTTTGTCTGCACAAACTACCACTGCTACCAACAACCAGACgttttaaaagagttttttcaaGAAAATGTATAGATTTGAGCAGTCCAATCAACTTGCAGGGTGGAGTTACGATTAAGTAGATGCATTTCTCCAGAGATTTTCTATGATTTCAACGGCTTTCTTCCTCACAACATACCTCGGTATTACAAGTTGGCTAActtgtcagaggtggaacaagATTTTCTCACATTATTAAACTGTTTTGGTATGTTAGTGAAGCCAAAGACTCCCATctcatattttacagtttggCTTCTAACATCTTAGagagaaatacataaaatacattacatttcagattttttttctgtctttagaaTCAGGTTTTAGTTCAAATGTATTtctattaaaatacaaacacttATAATAAACATCTCTTACTCTCCCTTTGTTCCCCTTCTTCAGTCCAGTACCCGAGGGCCGCCTTGTCGAGGGTTCTGAGTTCATGAATGAGCAAGACTCTACCGAGGTGGAGTTGGTCTCCACAGTCAATGGAAAATCCAACCAATGGAGCTTTGAGGAGCTCATTGACCTCAACGTCCACTCTAAGCCTCGACCCCTCCTTGAGGCGGGGGACTGTAACAAAGTCTTGATCAACTGTGACGGGAGCTCAGATGGAACCAGGGTAGCCTTCGAAGACAATGAAACCCCCATCAGCACGCTGCATTCCTCCAGTCAACCCATAGAAGCCCTGCCAGGTGAGCTGTCAGTCGCTGATGACTCCGATGCTGCCAATGTCTAACTTAACAACTGACAGGAACTCTCATGTTTTATGTCCCTCTAGAGATTTGACGTCTGCGGCGTTGCTGAGAAGCCTCTTACTGTTGCACTCCTAAAGTTCCTGTCCAGTTGACCTCCTTAAAAATTCTGTCAATTCCAAGCagctttctcccctttctcctCCTTTTCCAGAGGGAGGAGCACAAGGTGAAGTGGAAAGACCACCCAAGTGCTACGTTTGCACCCTACATGATGAGGAAACAATATGTATTGAAAGTATATATTAATAATTGTTGTGCTTCAGGGAAATGCTGTCTATTCCTTCCACATGCTTACCCTGGgtctttttcctcttcctcttgtGGTTTTTAGTtctccagattttttttctcaattttgTGTCCagttttgatgattttttttttttttttttaagtgtttgctTTTGTCAGGGGTGCGTTGttataatttattaattttggcttctttgttattgtaattattgttatcaaaagttcagtcttttttttcttcttgtgagAATATTCCAGGACACATGCACAATAGATTTTGTGAATTATTCTTAATTAATGGAAGAAATTGTTATATGTTCTGTTTTGTTGGGGTTTGGTGGAGGTGGCATCACAGGTTTTCCAGGTGACTGATCTAAATTTACTTGACCGTCTACTTTTTGCAGCAACATGGCCTTACAATTTTTTCCCTACTTtctaattttttaaaacaattttttttttcccatgcaTGCACAGTTTAGCAATCTCTGCTAACACTCGGGATTGGCTTCTCTGTTAATACTTGACTGGGCTTTTGTCATTTCATCCccctcctttgatttttttaccCCTTCCTTCTTTGGCCACTAGAGGGCTTCAGCAGCACAGCAGTTGCATTTGAAGGCGAACCATGTGGAGATTCACATGTTCAGTAAACTTTTTGCACTTTGTTGTTTGAAGCTCACGGTTGGTTtcggttttcctttttttttttttttttttctttgcatttgtaTATAGAATACAAGTTTACTAATATTGTACTTTACAAAAGTCCTAGCTGGGTCCGGTTTTAGTGTCATTTGTGGCGGCGACTCCAACTGTTTGAATAACCATACCTGTAACAGACTGTCATAACACAGAGATGAAATCCAGTAGTTTATTTTTAGCTGCTTCTGAGCTTCTTGACACGGCGTTTGTTACTAAACTGAACTTGTGCTGAAACTAGGAATCAGGCTTTCAGTGATCTGGTTTTAACTTGAGCTTTAGTTCCCGCTTTGTGATTCATTCTTCTGTGTGCTTCATCATCAGTTCCACTTCTTTCCAACTAACAACCATCTAAATATCCTGTCAAACTAGCTGCTACATATGACAAAATGCATTTCAACTATTTTTGTAGTATACAGTTTTGGCTGTTTGTTTATATATGAAAATGCATTTCTACATATATTTAAGTGTTATTGTATTGTGTATATAATCAGTATTAGGCAAATGAAGCCATGTTTAGGATGGAGTGGCTCAGGTTGTGGAGAATTCAAGAGTCTGTGTAAATGACTATTAGGTTTCAGTTTGACTGGTGCCGTGTGACGGGGTGGTCGGGTTCTGTT
This window encodes:
- the map7d3 gene encoding MAP7 domain-containing protein 2 isoform X10; amino-acid sequence: MSTSPWCPSPTGCDGLRALVLEKKKTQKENFIEMAEGASTLKGLRAQMAAAAQAQAEERRSLAGNSPGPTNNTPAKPQGCRPVLDGATLRTDDRLRVAKERREEAERQQALRESQIMERERKAKLQVERQMEERQKKVEEQRRKEEQKRLAVEQKRKQKQEEEKEHYEAVMRRTLERSQQVEQRQKRWSWGGLSTDSDGRTGDSDASASSPVTIVISSPSPEKPPRSHQVDKRSTSTTNLKQPSEAGISKRLSSSSATLIKSPDKQCHLCPRSASASPLHPPRGPVRSRSSDRQKSSMTTSVSADGALDPSMKDKKLTSPVGQRPASPSTPGRHRSPSPAPSPGPKRTPSPSAPKQSPKMRPASPGAMKQRPPSPQPTSTKPPPIQKPLAPAGPPTLRKKNSKSKDLCPVQAVAQQSSDSSKTKDKDDSKATTGTNSAAEAAKILAENRRLMREQKEREEKLRLQKEEEERLRKEEEARLAEEARLKRLEEEKQLAEERKLREEEEARLAEEERIRMAEEEAQRQAELQREREEAEAKAQEEAERVRQERDRIMQQNQQERMERKKRIEEIMKRTRKGDQNDLKRDDDKCAQENEDEEMDQINCETKITETDTDESCLSSGEPSTEREEPLGHTNEKSETDDKENNNGTSSDETQAESPVPEGRLVEGSEFMNEQDSTEVELVSTVNGKSNQWSFEELIDLNVHSKPRPLLEAGDCNKVLINCDGSSDGTRVAFEDNETPISTLHSSSQPIEALPEI
- the map7d3 gene encoding ensconsin isoform X2; the protein is MSTSPWCPSPTGCDGLRALVLEKKKTQKENFIEMAEGASTLKGLRAQMAAAAQAQAEERRSLAGNSPGPTNNTPAKPQGCRPVLDGATLRTDDRLRVAKERREEAERQQALRESQIMERERKAKLQVERQMEERQKKVEEQRRKEEQKRLAVEQKRKQKQEEEKEHYEAVMRRTLERSQQVEQRQKRWSWGGLSTDSDGRTGDSDASASSPVTIVISSPSPEKPPRSHQVDKRSTSTTNLKQPSEAGISKRLSSSSATLIKSPDKRVKPRSSSCNRLPSNGNAAQASKEDDKKLQVEQTGHSVKKRSSSLTRVSLGRAQTPAKPDKGTTDDQARRPLATTVDGGVLSRLLTPTQASLARSKSAAALSAEGTDAPASASPLHPPRGPVRSRSSDRQKSSMTTSVSADGALDPSMKDKKLTSPVGQRPASPSTPGRHRSPSPAPSPGPKRTPSPSAPKQSPKMRPASPGAMKQRPPSPQPTSTKPPPIQKPLAPAGPPTLRKKNSKSKDLCPVQAVAQQSSDSSKTKDKDDSKATTGTNSAAEAAKILAENRRLMREQKEREEKLRLQKEEEERLRKEEEARLAEEARLKRLEEEKQLAEERKLREEEEARLAEEERIRMAEEEAQRQAELQREREEAEAKAQEEAERVRQERDRIMQQNQQERMERKKRIEEIMKRTRKGDQNDLKRDDDKCAQENEDEEMDQINCETKITETDTDESCLSSGEPSTEREEPLGHTNEKSETDDKENNNGTSSDETQAESPVPEGRLVEGSEFMNEQDSTEVELVSTVNGKSNQWSFEELIDLNVHSKPRPLLEAGDCNKVLINCDGSSDGTRVAFEDNETPISTLHSSSQPIEALPEI
- the map7d3 gene encoding MAP7 domain-containing protein 2 isoform X11, giving the protein MSTSPWCPSPTGCDGLRALVLEKKKTQKENFIEMAEGASTLKGLRAQMAAAAQAQAEERRSLAGNSPGPTNNTPAKPQGCRPVLDGATLRTDDRLRVAKERREEAERQQALRESQIMERERKAKLQVERQMEERQKKVEEQRRKEEQKRLAVEQKRKQKQEEEKEHYEAVMRRTLERSQQVEQRQKRWSWGGLSTDSDGRTGDSDASASSPVTIVISSPSPEKPPRSHQVDKRSTSTTNLKQPSEAGISKRLSSSSATLIKSPDKPSASPLHPPRGPVRSRSSDRQKSSMTTSVSADGALDPSMKDKKLTSPVGQRPASPSTPGRHRSPSPAPSPGPKRTPSPSAPKQSPKMRPASPGAMKQRPPSPQPTSTKPPPIQKPLAPAGPPTLRKKNSKSKDLCPVQAVAQQSSDSSKTKDKDDSKATTGTNSAAEAAKILAENRRLMREQKEREEKLRLQKEEEERLRKEEEARLAEEARLKRLEEEKQLAEERKLREEEEARLAEEERIRMAEEEAQRQAELQREREEAEAKAQEEAERVRQERDRIMQQNQQERMERKKRIEEIMKRTRKGDQNDLKRDDDKCAQENEDEEMDQINCETKITETDTDESCLSSGEPSTEREEPLGHTNEKSETDDKENNNGTSSDETQAESPVPEGRLVEGSEFMNEQDSTEVELVSTVNGKSNQWSFEELIDLNVHSKPRPLLEAGDCNKVLINCDGSSDGTRVAFEDNETPISTLHSSSQPIEALPEI
- the map7d3 gene encoding ensconsin isoform X5, whose amino-acid sequence is MSTSPWCPSPTGCDGLRALVLEKKKTQKENFIEMAEGASTLKGLRAQMAAAAQAQAEERRSLAGNSPGPTNNTPAKPQGCRPVLDGATLRTDDRLRVAKERREEAERQQALRESQIMERERKAKLQVERQMEERQKKVEEQRRKEEQKRLAVEQKRKQKQEEEKEHYEAVMRRTLERSQQVEQRQKRWSWGGLSTDSDGRTGDSDASASSPVTIVISSPSPEKPPRSHQVDKRSTSTTNLKQPSEAGISKRLSSSSATLIKSPDKRVKPRSSSCNRLPSNGNAAQASKEDDKKLQVEQTGHSVKKRSSSLTRVSLGRAQTPAKPDKGTTDDQASASPLHPPRGPVRSRSSDRQKSSMTTSVSADGALDPSMKDKKLTSPVGQRPASPSTPGRHRSPSPAPSPGPKRTPSPSAPKQSPKMRPASPGAMKQRPPSPQPTSTKPPPIQKPLAPAGPPTLRKKNSKSKDLCPVQAVAQQSSDSSKTKDKDDSKATTGTNSAAEAAKILAENRRLMREQKEREEKLRLQKEEEERLRKEEEARLAEEARLKRLEEEKQLAEERKLREEEEARLAEEERIRMAEEEAQRQAELQREREEAEAKAQEEAERVRQERDRIMQQNQQERMERKKRIEEIMKRTRKGDQNDLKRDDDKCAQENEDEEMDQINCETKITETDTDESCLSSGEPSTEREEPLGHTNEKSETDDKENNNGTSSDETQAESPVPEGRLVEGSEFMNEQDSTEVELVSTVNGKSNQWSFEELIDLNVHSKPRPLLEAGDCNKVLINCDGSSDGTRVAFEDNETPISTLHSSSQPIEALPEI
- the map7d3 gene encoding ensconsin isoform X8 — encoded protein: MSTSPWCPSPTGCDGLRALVLEKKKTQKENFIEMAEGASTLKGLRAQMAAAAQAQAEERRSLAGNSPGPTNNTPAKPQGCRPVLDGATLRTDDRLRVAKERREEAERQQALRESQIMERERKAKLQVERQMEERQKKVEEQRRKEEQKRLAVEQKRKQKQEEEKEHYEAVMRRTLERSQQVEQRQKRWSWGGLSTDSDGRTGDSDASASSPVTIVISSPSPEKPPRSHQVDKRSTSTTNLKQPSEAGISKRLSSSSATLIKSPDKPRRPLATTVDGGVLSRLLTPTQASLARSKSAAALSAEGTDAPASASPLHPPRGPVRSRSSDRQKSSMTTSVSADGALDPSMKDKKLTSPVGQRPASPSTPGRHRSPSPAPSPGPKRTPSPSAPKQSPKMRPASPGAMKQRPPSPQPTSTKPPPIQKPLAPAGPPTLRKKNSKSKDLCPVQAVAQQSSDSSKTKDKDDSKATTGTNSAAEAAKILAENRRLMREQKEREEKLRLQKEEEERLRKEEEARLAEEARLKRLEEEKQLAEERKLREEEEARLAEEERIRMAEEEAQRQAELQREREEAEAKAQEEAERVRQERDRIMQQNQQERMERKKRIEEIMKRTRKGDQNDLKRDDDKCAQENEDEEMDQINCETKITETDTDESCLSSGEPSTEREEPLGHTNEKSETDDKENNNGTSSDETQAESPVPEGRLVEGSEFMNEQDSTEVELVSTVNGKSNQWSFEELIDLNVHSKPRPLLEAGDCNKVLINCDGSSDGTRVAFEDNETPISTLHSSSQPIEALPEI